The following are encoded together in the Thalassomonas haliotis genome:
- a CDS encoding type IV pilus twitching motility protein PilT: MDITELLAFSVQHNASDLHLSTGTPPSIRVDGDVRKLNIPAFDEKDVNALVYDIMNDRQRKDYEENLEVDFSFEVPNLARFRVNAFNQNRGPAAVFRTIPSKILTLEDLGCPDIFRDIADNPRGLVLVTGPTGSGKSTTLAAMVDYINQNKHDHILTIEDPIEFVHDNKSCLINQREVHRDTLSFSAALRSALREDPDVILVGEMRDLETIRLAMTAAETGHLVFGTLHTTSAPKTIDRIIDVFPGEEKAMVRSMLSESLRAVISQTLVKKVGGGRVAAHEIMIGVPAIRNLIREDKIAQMYSAIQTGMSHGMQTMDQCLLNLVNRGLISRQDARDKAADKNQFAGY; this comes from the coding sequence ATGGACATTACCGAATTATTAGCATTTAGTGTGCAACATAATGCATCAGATCTACATCTATCCACGGGAACACCGCCTTCTATCAGGGTTGACGGTGACGTCCGCAAGCTTAATATCCCGGCTTTTGATGAAAAAGACGTGAACGCTTTAGTCTATGATATTATGAACGACCGCCAGCGCAAAGACTATGAAGAAAATTTAGAAGTAGATTTTTCTTTTGAAGTGCCGAACCTGGCGCGCTTCAGGGTTAATGCCTTCAATCAGAACCGCGGTCCGGCGGCGGTATTTCGTACCATTCCCAGCAAAATTTTGACCCTGGAAGACCTGGGCTGCCCGGATATTTTTCGCGATATCGCCGATAACCCGCGCGGCCTGGTCTTGGTTACCGGCCCTACCGGCTCGGGTAAGTCCACGACATTGGCGGCCATGGTGGATTATATCAACCAAAATAAACACGACCATATCCTGACCATAGAAGACCCGATTGAATTTGTGCATGACAATAAATCCTGTTTGATCAACCAGAGGGAAGTACACAGGGATACCCTGAGCTTTAGTGCGGCGCTGCGATCGGCGCTTCGGGAAGACCCGGATGTGATCCTGGTGGGGGAGATGCGGGATCTGGAAACCATACGTTTGGCGATGACCGCCGCAGAAACCGGTCACCTGGTGTTCGGCACCTTACATACCACCTCGGCGCCAAAAACCATTGACCGTATTATCGATGTCTTCCCGGGGGAAGAAAAAGCCATGGTGCGCTCTATGCTGTCGGAGTCACTGCGGGCGGTGATCTCGCAAACCTTAGTGAAAAAAGTCGGCGGCGGCCGGGTGGCGGCCCATGAAATCATGATCGGGGTGCCGGCGATCCGTAACCTTATCCGTGAAGATAAAATTGCCCAGATGTACTCGGCGATTCAAACCGGTATGTCCCACGGTATGCAGACCATGGATCAATGTCTGTTGAACCTGGTGAACCGTGGCCTGATCTCGCGCCAGGACGCCAGGGATAAAGCCGCGGATAAAAACCAGTTTGCCGGTTATTAA
- a CDS encoding YggS family pyridoxal phosphate-dependent enzyme yields the protein MINIKDNLALIEQQISQSCQQANRTKETVELLAVSKTKPAALIEQAYRCGQRAFGESYVQEAVDKIARLKHLADICWHFIGPIQSNKTRPIAENFSWVHSVDRVKIAQRLNEGRSGQDTPLNVCLQVNISGEASKSGVTVADLPQLAEATANCPYLRLRGLMAIPEKSAPLSSYSKMLELFTRLQQQYPEFDTLSMGMSGDLQPAIANGSTMVRIGSAIFGSREQ from the coding sequence ATGATTAACATTAAAGATAATCTAGCCTTGATTGAACAGCAAATTTCACAAAGCTGCCAGCAGGCAAACCGCACCAAAGAAACGGTGGAGTTACTGGCGGTCAGTAAAACCAAGCCCGCAGCTTTAATCGAACAGGCCTACCGGTGCGGACAGCGGGCGTTTGGCGAAAGTTATGTCCAGGAGGCGGTTGATAAGATCGCCCGGTTAAAGCACTTAGCCGATATTTGCTGGCATTTTATCGGCCCGATCCAGTCTAACAAGACCCGGCCCATTGCCGAAAACTTTTCCTGGGTCCACAGCGTCGACCGGGTAAAAATCGCCCAGCGCCTTAACGAAGGTCGCTCAGGCCAAGATACTCCGCTCAACGTCTGTTTACAAGTCAATATTAGCGGTGAAGCATCCAAGTCCGGGGTCACGGTAGCAGACTTGCCGCAACTTGCCGAGGCCACCGCAAACTGCCCTTATTTACGCTTAAGGGGATTAATGGCGATACCGGAGAAAAGTGCGCCGCTGTCGAGCTACAGCAAAATGTTGGAGCTGTTTACCCGGTTACAACAGCAGTACCCCGAATTCGATACCCTGTCGATGGGCATGTCCGGCGACTTACAGCCGGCAATAGCAAACGGATCAACTATGGTCCGCATTGGTTCGGCTATTTTTGGTTCAAGAGAACAATAA
- the proC gene encoding pyrroline-5-carboxylate reductase, whose product MNKIAFIGAGNMNRAIIAGLINNGFAPDNIIVSNPSPEKRLALAEEFAIHQTQDNLEAANFAPTIVLGVKPHLIAGVCQQIRQNLEISEKCFISIAAGCTMAQIQAALGGGQSVIRTMPNTPSQLGLGVTGIFASAEVSESERAIADEMMKAVGIVMWLDQEKQIDDIIAVSGSAPANFFLFMEIMEQHAQTLGFSAEDSRKLVQQTALGAAQMVCQNDDSIGQLRENVTSKGGATQAALNQFYQGDLSQLVTKAMDAALQRSQEMAQNNG is encoded by the coding sequence ATGAATAAAATTGCATTCATTGGCGCCGGTAATATGAACCGCGCCATTATCGCCGGGTTGATCAACAATGGTTTCGCCCCGGACAATATTATCGTCTCCAATCCCTCGCCGGAAAAACGCCTGGCGCTGGCAGAAGAATTCGCTATTCACCAGACACAGGACAACCTGGAAGCTGCCAATTTTGCCCCGACCATAGTGCTCGGGGTAAAACCTCACCTGATCGCCGGTGTCTGCCAGCAAATCAGGCAAAACCTGGAAATTTCGGAGAAATGTTTTATCTCCATCGCCGCCGGCTGCACCATGGCGCAAATTCAGGCGGCCCTGGGGGGAGGACAATCAGTGATCCGCACTATGCCCAATACCCCGTCCCAGTTAGGCCTTGGTGTCACCGGTATTTTTGCCTCTGCCGAAGTCAGTGAGAGTGAGCGTGCAATTGCCGATGAAATGATGAAGGCGGTAGGCATAGTGATGTGGCTGGATCAGGAAAAACAGATTGATGATATCATCGCCGTTTCCGGCTCCGCCCCCGCCAATTTCTTCCTGTTTATGGAAATCATGGAGCAGCATGCACAAACCCTGGGCTTTTCCGCCGAGGACAGCCGCAAGCTGGTACAGCAAACCGCCCTTGGCGCAGCACAGATGGTTTGCCAAAATGACGACTCCATCGGCCAGTTGCGTGAAAATGTAACCTCCAAAGGCGGCGCCACCCAGGCGGCCCTGAACCAGTTTTACCAGGGGGATTTATCACAATTAGTTACAAAAGCCATGGATGCGGCATTGCAACGCAGCCAGGAAATGGCGCAAAATAATGGCTAA
- a CDS encoding YggT family protein translates to MEAINYLLRFAFDALLMILVLRLWLQLVKADFYNPFSQFIVKVSNPMVVPLRRVIPGFGGIDLATLLLAYLVASLKFIVIPLLNGGPFDIPSSMIFGALYLLKQTGVLLFIIMLVMALMSWVVQGYNPTQVIFHQLTKPFLRPIRRIIPSIGGLDLSVLVAFLLLNVINIVIGGAIPVWRML, encoded by the coding sequence ATGGAAGCAATTAATTATTTGCTGAGATTTGCCTTTGATGCCCTGCTAATGATCTTAGTGCTGCGTTTATGGTTACAGCTGGTAAAAGCGGACTTTTACAATCCCTTCAGCCAGTTTATTGTTAAAGTCAGCAACCCTATGGTGGTACCGCTGCGCCGTGTGATCCCGGGGTTTGGCGGTATAGATCTCGCCACCTTATTGCTGGCCTACCTTGTTGCCAGCTTGAAATTTATTGTTATTCCGCTGCTTAATGGCGGTCCGTTTGATATCCCAAGTTCGATGATTTTTGGCGCCTTATACCTGCTTAAGCAAACCGGAGTCTTGCTGTTTATTATCATGCTGGTTATGGCCTTGATGAGCTGGGTGGTACAGGGCTATAACCCGACCCAGGTGATCTTCCACCAGTTAACCAAACCCTTTTTACGCCCGATCCGCAGGATCATCCCAAGTATCGGCGGCCTGGATCTTTCGGTATTGGTGGCGTTTTTATTATTAAATGTTATTAATATTGTCATCGGCGGTGCTATCCCGGTTTGGCGCATGCTCTAA
- a CDS encoding DUF4426 domain-containing protein has product MNFFFRPLLCLLLGLVFASTANAENMKKIGNLDVHYMAIGATFLTPEIAKAYGIERSRYNGLVNISVLDNSQKNTPAKTVVMMGKARNDLGQIKSLEFREVKEGMAVYYLAQIKYSHEETIHFDIDIIDGSEKHKIKFSQKFYVD; this is encoded by the coding sequence ATGAATTTCTTCTTCCGCCCCCTGCTCTGCTTGCTGCTTGGCTTAGTTTTTGCCTCCACGGCAAACGCAGAAAACATGAAAAAAATCGGCAACCTTGATGTCCATTATATGGCCATAGGGGCAACATTTTTAACCCCGGAAATCGCCAAGGCTTACGGTATAGAGCGCAGCCGTTATAACGGCCTGGTGAATATTTCCGTGCTGGACAACAGCCAGAAAAATACCCCGGCGAAAACCGTGGTGATGATGGGCAAGGCCCGCAATGACTTAGGCCAGATTAAATCGCTGGAATTTCGGGAAGTAAAAGAAGGTATGGCGGTTTATTACCTGGCACAAATCAAGTACTCCCACGAAGAAACCATACATTTTGATATCGACATTATTGACGGCAGCGAAAAACATAAGATTAAATTTTCACAAAAGTTTTATGTCGACTAA
- a CDS encoding EamA family transporter has protein sequence MTLKDSILGFLIIFLWGINFVVIAWGLEGMPPLLMGACRFLLVALIGSLFIKPPKIPWQWLLAYGLTLGFGQFAFLFSAMAFGMPAGLASLVLQSQALFTLLFAALLLKEGITVLQILAMLVSGIGLYLVAGEGSGQGTAMAPLGFILTLAAAMCWALGNIVNRTINKRGYQANLGLVIWSAWIPPIPFLLASYYFEGGEIMQEALLTIELTTLAALFYLAVAATIIGYSLWSYLLGCYPAAQIAPLTLAVPVVGLAAAAYFLGEVVSLQQGLGIVLVMFGLVLSVAGGRLLGGVKSFYLNRVQKNS, from the coding sequence ATGACGTTAAAAGACAGTATTTTAGGATTTTTGATTATTTTCCTGTGGGGCATTAACTTTGTGGTTATTGCCTGGGGACTTGAAGGTATGCCGCCTTTGCTGATGGGGGCTTGCCGTTTCCTGCTGGTGGCCTTAATCGGCAGTTTATTTATCAAGCCGCCCAAAATACCCTGGCAATGGCTGCTGGCTTATGGGCTGACTTTAGGTTTTGGCCAGTTTGCCTTTTTATTTTCTGCCATGGCTTTTGGCATGCCGGCTGGTTTGGCCTCGCTGGTGTTGCAATCCCAGGCGTTATTTACCTTGCTCTTTGCCGCCTTATTGTTAAAAGAAGGCATTACTGTACTGCAAATACTGGCGATGCTGGTCTCGGGTATCGGCTTGTACCTGGTAGCCGGAGAAGGTAGCGGCCAGGGCACAGCCATGGCCCCGTTGGGCTTTATCTTAACCCTGGCGGCAGCTATGTGCTGGGCTTTGGGTAACATAGTTAACCGTACCATCAATAAACGCGGCTACCAGGCCAATCTTGGCCTGGTGATCTGGTCCGCCTGGATCCCGCCTATTCCTTTTTTACTGGCCAGTTACTATTTTGAAGGAGGTGAAATAATGCAGGAAGCGTTGTTGACGATTGAGTTAACTACCTTGGCGGCTTTATTTTATCTCGCGGTTGCCGCCACCATTATCGGTTACAGTTTGTGGAGTTATTTATTGGGCTGTTATCCCGCCGCACAAATTGCCCCGCTGACTTTGGCTGTACCTGTGGTGGGCTTAGCGGCCGCCGCGTATTTTCTTGGTGAGGTTGTCAGTTTACAACAGGGACTGGGGATTGTTTTGGTGATGTTTGGCTTAGTGTTGAGCGTTGCCGGCGGGCGTTTACTTGGCGGGGTAAAAAGTTTTTACCTTAACAGGGTGCAGAAAAATAGCTAA
- a CDS encoding XTP/dITP diphosphatase, translated as MSTIVLATGNKGKVKELSELLAAENITIVPQSDFQVPDVPETGTTFVENAIIKARHAAKITGKPAIADDSGLEVDALSGAPGVYSARYAGEDASDHDNIVKLLEQLQGVPAEKRTARFHCVLVYMRHSEDPTPVICHGSWEGRITLEQQGEQGFGYDPVFWVAQQQLTSAQLPREVKNQLSHRGQALAQLVKHFGK; from the coding sequence ATGTCGACTATCGTCTTAGCCACAGGCAATAAAGGCAAAGTAAAAGAGCTGAGTGAATTATTGGCCGCCGAAAATATCACTATTGTGCCGCAAAGTGATTTCCAGGTGCCGGATGTCCCGGAAACCGGCACCACTTTCGTGGAAAATGCCATCATTAAGGCCCGCCACGCGGCAAAAATCACCGGCAAACCCGCCATCGCCGATGACTCTGGCCTGGAAGTGGATGCCCTTAGCGGCGCCCCCGGGGTCTATTCTGCCCGTTATGCCGGCGAAGACGCCAGCGACCATGATAATATCGTGAAATTACTGGAGCAGTTGCAAGGCGTGCCGGCAGAAAAAAGAACCGCCCGTTTCCATTGTGTGCTTGTTTATATGCGCCATAGCGAAGACCCGACTCCCGTCATTTGTCACGGCAGCTGGGAAGGCCGGATCACCCTGGAGCAACAGGGCGAGCAGGGTTTTGGATATGACCCGGTATTCTGGGTTGCACAGCAGCAGCTGACCTCGGCGCAATTGCCCAGGGAAGTGAAAAACCAATTAAGTCACCGCGGTCAGGCATTGGCCCAGCTCGTTAAACATTTCGGAAAATAA
- the hemW gene encoding radical SAM family heme chaperone HemW: protein MLQLPPLSLYIHIPWCVQKCPYCDFNSHALKHDIPEHDYVRELIADLDADIKRFNLSDRPLHSIFIGGGTPSLFSPEAIQSLLSQVLSRFAHKTDIEITLEANPGTVEAGKFKGFYQAGVSRLSIGVQSFASDKLIKLGRIHDGSQAAKAAELATQCGVSSFNLDLMHGLPQQSIENALDDLKTAISLNPTHLSWYQLTIEPNTPFYSRPPTLPEDEILWTIQDQGIALLNAAGYRQYEISAYSREGYQCQHNLNYWKFGDYLGIGCGAHGKITDVSSKEIYRTVKVKHPKGYLEKDRPHLDQLKTVAEDELPFEYMMNRLRLYSPFHLDEFQAYTGLASTKISDTLAQAQQKQLLSNQGPEWQVTTTGHRYLNDLLSLFL, encoded by the coding sequence GTGTTACAACTGCCGCCGCTTTCTTTATATATCCATATTCCCTGGTGTGTGCAAAAATGTCCCTATTGCGACTTTAACTCCCATGCCTTAAAACATGATATCCCGGAGCACGATTATGTCCGGGAGCTGATTGCCGATCTGGATGCCGACATTAAGCGCTTTAATCTTAGCGATCGCCCGCTGCACAGTATTTTTATCGGCGGCGGCACCCCGAGTTTATTTTCTCCAGAAGCGATACAATCCCTGCTCAGCCAGGTTTTGTCCCGTTTTGCGCACAAGACAGACATTGAGATCACCTTAGAAGCCAATCCGGGTACGGTAGAAGCGGGCAAGTTCAAGGGCTTTTATCAGGCAGGAGTTTCCCGTTTATCCATAGGAGTGCAAAGTTTCGCCTCGGATAAACTGATCAAATTGGGCCGGATACATGACGGCAGCCAGGCGGCCAAGGCGGCAGAGCTTGCTACCCAATGCGGCGTCTCCAGCTTTAACCTTGACCTGATGCACGGCCTGCCCCAGCAAAGCATAGAAAATGCCCTCGATGACTTGAAAACCGCCATCAGCTTAAATCCGACGCATTTATCCTGGTACCAGCTTACCATAGAGCCCAATACCCCGTTTTACTCCCGTCCGCCGACACTGCCGGAAGACGAAATCCTGTGGACGATACAAGATCAGGGCATAGCCTTATTAAATGCAGCGGGTTACCGCCAATATGAGATCTCCGCCTACAGCCGGGAAGGCTATCAGTGCCAGCACAATTTAAATTACTGGAAATTTGGCGATTATCTCGGCATCGGCTGCGGCGCCCACGGTAAGATCACCGATGTCAGCAGCAAAGAGATTTACCGTACGGTTAAAGTGAAACACCCCAAAGGATATCTGGAAAAAGACCGCCCGCACCTGGATCAGTTAAAAACCGTAGCAGAAGATGAATTGCCGTTTGAATATATGATGAACCGTCTGAGGTTATATTCCCCCTTTCATTTGGATGAATTTCAGGCCTATACCGGCCTGGCTTCAACTAAAATTTCAGACACCTTAGCACAGGCACAACAAAAGCAGTTATTGTCCAACCAGGGGCCGGAATGGCAGGTAACGACAACAGGACACCGCTATCTCAACGACCTGTTAAGCCTGTTTTTATAA
- the tadA gene encoding tRNA adenosine(34) deaminase TadA produces the protein MTENTTAQDQLFMQRAYELAQQAEAMDEIPVGAVIVSGGKIIAEGFNQSICNNDPSAHAEMVAIRQAGQAINNYRMLDCTLYVTLEPCAMCAGLLVHSRIKRLVYASDDKKTGAAGSVFDLVKCDRLNHQLEVTSGVMQAECSELLSAFFKRRRAEKKAEKKKKTK, from the coding sequence ATGACAGAAAACACCACAGCACAAGATCAGCTTTTTATGCAGCGCGCCTATGAACTGGCACAGCAGGCAGAAGCCATGGATGAAATCCCGGTAGGGGCCGTGATCGTCAGCGGCGGTAAAATCATCGCGGAAGGTTTTAACCAGTCAATTTGCAACAACGACCCCTCGGCCCACGCGGAAATGGTTGCCATTCGCCAGGCGGGGCAAGCCATCAATAATTACCGCATGCTCGATTGTACTTTGTATGTCACTTTAGAGCCCTGTGCCATGTGCGCCGGTTTATTGGTACACAGCCGGATCAAGCGCCTGGTTTATGCCAGTGACGATAAAAAAACCGGCGCTGCCGGCAGCGTCTTTGACCTGGTCAAATGTGATCGTCTTAATCACCAGCTGGAGGTGACTTCCGGTGTGATGCAGGCAGAGTGCAGCGAGTTATTGTCGGCATTTTTCAAACGCCGCCGTGCAGAGAAGAAAGCAGAAAAGAAGAAAAAAACCAAATGA
- the mltF gene encoding membrane-bound lytic murein transglycosylase MltF, with the protein MKNKKEKFNHIKRFPLGFLLLALTLVSGCQPAKETAGLERIIKRGYVNVGTLFGPNSYYLDAHGPAGFEYELAKKYADHLGVELKVVPSYNLEELFPKLDNGNVDFLAAGLAVTPKRLAKYNFAPSYDEVSQKLVFKQGNIRPRALKDLTGSFMVASSSSHAENLVKLKEEHSELTWQETSELDSEELLVKVLAGELDYTVSDSHTLAINRRYYPEISIGFTIKKPEPLAWLVSKQQDDSILASLIEFFGEVHQDGTLLALDDKYYGHVEQFNYVDTRMFIKAIEKKLPKYQALFVKHNQELDWRLLAAISYQESHWEPHARSYTGVRGMMMLTLATAKQMGIKSRLDVEQSIRGGAKYFKKLINLMPARIPAPDRIWFALASYNVGFGHLNDARIITERQGGDPDRWVEVKTRLPLLKQKKYYKHTKYGYARGDEPVNYVENIRRYYDTLTWMDEKAKKEKMLNEVGQLNATDEPKAAEQLSLSGE; encoded by the coding sequence ATGAAGAATAAAAAAGAAAAGTTCAATCACATCAAGCGTTTTCCCCTCGGCTTTTTACTGCTGGCGCTAACCCTTGTTTCCGGCTGCCAGCCGGCGAAGGAAACCGCCGGGTTAGAGCGCATCATAAAGCGCGGTTATGTCAATGTCGGCACTTTGTTTGGCCCCAACAGTTATTACCTCGATGCCCATGGCCCTGCCGGATTTGAATATGAGCTGGCAAAAAAATATGCCGACCACCTTGGCGTCGAGCTTAAGGTGGTGCCCAGCTATAACCTGGAAGAACTTTTTCCTAAACTGGATAACGGAAATGTCGATTTTTTAGCGGCCGGATTGGCGGTGACGCCAAAACGTTTAGCCAAATATAACTTTGCCCCCAGTTATGATGAAGTGAGCCAGAAGCTGGTGTTCAAGCAAGGCAATATCCGCCCGCGGGCGTTAAAAGATCTGACCGGCAGTTTTATGGTCGCTTCGAGTTCAAGCCATGCGGAAAACCTGGTGAAGCTTAAAGAAGAGCACAGCGAGCTGACCTGGCAGGAAACCTCGGAACTCGACAGTGAAGAGCTGCTGGTGAAAGTGCTGGCAGGGGAGCTGGATTATACCGTGTCAGACAGCCATACCCTGGCGATAAACCGCCGTTATTATCCCGAGATCAGCATAGGTTTTACCATCAAAAAGCCCGAGCCGCTGGCCTGGCTGGTGAGTAAGCAGCAGGACGACTCCATTTTAGCCAGCTTAATCGAGTTTTTCGGTGAAGTTCACCAGGACGGCACTTTGCTGGCACTGGACGATAAATACTACGGCCATGTCGAGCAGTTCAATTACGTCGATACCCGGATGTTTATTAAAGCAATAGAGAAGAAGTTACCTAAGTACCAAGCATTATTTGTTAAGCATAACCAGGAGCTTGACTGGCGCTTGCTGGCGGCCATCAGCTATCAGGAGTCCCATTGGGAGCCGCATGCCCGCTCTTATACCGGGGTCAGGGGGATGATGATGCTCACGCTGGCCACCGCCAAGCAAATGGGCATTAAAAGCCGGCTTGACGTTGAGCAAAGCATACGCGGCGGCGCCAAGTATTTTAAAAAGCTGATTAATTTAATGCCGGCGCGTATTCCTGCCCCGGACCGTATCTGGTTTGCCCTGGCCTCTTATAATGTCGGTTTTGGCCATTTAAATGATGCCCGGATCATTACCGAGCGCCAGGGGGGAGATCCGGATCGCTGGGTGGAAGTGAAAACCCGGTTGCCGCTGCTGAAACAGAAAAAATACTATAAGCACACCAAATACGGCTATGCCCGCGGCGATGAGCCGGTGAACTATGTGGAAAATATCCGGCGTTATTACGATACCCTGACCTGGATGGATGAAAAGGCGAAAAAAGAGAAGATGCTCAATGAGGTTGGGCAGCTTAATGCAACAGATGAGCCTAAAGCGGCAGAGCAGCTTAGCCTCAGTGGTGAGTAG